taaaaatagtaatactaggattagctatatagctaagataatatatataactataaagcctatactaataataaatatatgtttaattattttagctatataatattaaaaaactagatagcttatttaatatagggtaataaataaaagaatataggaatatattactataaaaggtcttatattttataaatagagtatataagtaatattacttagaattaaaagtataagttaagggaaaataattaaatattttagtaaataataaagctaagtaaaattattttaacttaataataataaataagcttaagctattatagaagtataaataaataccttatttagttattaacctaaaaggaaccccttttaattataataatagtattattaatagtaagattaattaccttaaagtttttattaaaggaaagaactaagggatattatttaatattatattaaataagtaatataatattatacttaggtacttatagttatattaatttaatttatattttaattagagaattagctaagtacttttttttaataataagatattttctataataaataataacttaagatataatataagatcttaaacttttattaaagatactAGAGAAGCTaagaagaggtaaatataaaatatctctatacctaaagggatataatataaatattataataaataaaaataatagaattagtaaataattacgtgtattatataataattctattaattagagGAAAACCTTAAATAggttaagaagatattaagagAAGAATGACTTAagaatactttattataatattatacctataaaaagtTCTTTGcgaaaaaacttaaaataggtttacctaaatatatatattataacctagaaattaagtttattaataagaaataacctagctttaataaactttatttacttaataaagtataattattagtattaaagaaatataataaagatatattatagaaaagataACATACTCCACAAGCAAGTATCCCATACAAGCGAGTGTCCTAGCTATACTGTGCACCTAAAATTACTAAACCTTAAATCtctaaaacttattatataattattaaaaatcttaaaaaaatatttctagctatttaactaaaaagaaaactatttattattttctttataatttttaaaaaatccctttatatagaaatagctctttatatagtgcgaataagctattttctaataacttagtaagtaattttttaaataaatttagaaaagttatattttaatctctattatataactatctagttactaagatattagctgttttaaataaaacttaaattttttagaattttttaaagtaattttaatataaggtataaatgCTAAGAAATTTCATTTTGGGACACTCGCTTGTATGGGACACTCGCTTGTGGAGCAcgttatattaaagaaagtaagttatttattaaatatcttattatatttattttaaaaaaaaataaaaagcttagattttatattaattttaaaatacttaatgctattataaataaggattatatattattgccttttattaataagttaaataattaattttttagaataaaatactttataatatttaaccttaagggagcctataaccttatctaaattaaaaaaaatataaatagaaaattactttttatattaagtatagactatttaaatacctttttatgccttttagacttattaatatatttattatattttaataaataattaataatatattataaaaatacctagatatatttattatatattatttaaataatatctttattttctctaaaataaaggaaaaatatatagaatatatctataagatattataaatactataaaacgctaagttattagtaaaacctaagaaaagtaaattctatgccttagaggtagaattccttagatatattatcttatataataagatatatatagattctaagaaggtcttagtaattaaggattaaaagaaattaataaatattaaggaaatatatgctttccttagttttattaattattattataaattcttctaataatttaagaaaattattatattattaattaattttataaataaagataaaatatttatatttagagataaaataagaaaagcctttaatataattaaagaacttattctaagtaaattaatacttaagatatttaatttatcttaataaatttaacttaaaataaataccttagattttatattaagcgcctagattaaataataagataataaaggacttttatatcttattatattctattcctataagttatctaaagtagaacttaattttttatttataatacaaaattctttataattattaatatatttaaagaattttaatattactttcttagaagtaagtattaaattaagatatatataaattataagaatattatctaTTTCGCgaaaacttaagaacttagtagataataattataatatattaaatatctattagaatttaattatattattatttatattaaagtactaaaaaataataaagctaatactattaattaataacttaacctagatataagaaagactaagatataagaataactcttatagtttatattatatagataccttaaataaagaattattatgtaaacttagtaattaatacctttattaaagtacCTCGcacttattaagaagtataggtaataagtaatagactttattaattatatataaggatattaataaaaagagaataGACTCTAAACTTATAAAGGAAAACtctttatccttaataaagtattttaaattatctttaattattattattattaagttacttactataagaatataaataagataacctaagctatataataatcttataataataataaactcttatataaggtataagaaagaatattctattataaaagatattataaagtagttAGGCaaatagctaagaaataaacctatttCTTagaggaaaaatataaaaaataaatagttattttcttttataataatagctataaagacttaaaaaaattagctatatatattaataagctccttaaaggtaatttcttaaaagaatattataaataaataagggactatattatttattaatatatctagaaataatAGAGAAGCCTTagaataatttatataataaaataaagtaatttactcttaaaataaatcctaaaatataataaataactcttagataataaaaaaataaataaataataagtcttagaaaaattatattataaccttatatataaaatatatagttattaattatatagatattaagaaattaataaaaccttagaataaattaagataatatttattttttctaatataaagaaaattatcttaataattattaaataatataacttttatataaaaactaagatataatactataaaccttatagaaaattataattacttttagttataaaataactataagacttaattattatagattttattattaaattacccttattaaaagaattaattattaaaaacttttataataatatttttattattataaataaacttatgatattttcttattttataccttatagagaattaataataactaaagaatttattttttttttatattactaagatatataatatattacttaaaattattatagattaagaattattatttaccttaaaattctaataaagtcttataagatacttaagaattaattataaactctttattatttattataagaagataaataaataaactaaataaataaattaaatactaaaataatacctttaatattatattaattataaataaactaattaagttaaaaagctattagctatatagctagcctataatataataataaataaaaatataaagattatattagcttatattaattttagatttatattagatatatattaataaatagaagatattattattaatcttaaagtaattcttattagtaattaactaaagaatttatataaagaaataaaaataaaacttaagtttattagaaattagataataaattatattaataagaaaagagttaagggattaattttcttaggaAGAAATATAGtctaccttataataaaaaatattaaaataaaataataaaataaaaaatttaagtataaatatattagaccctataaaattaaataaaaatcttaaaatataattataaactaaatttattacctaaggttaagctttatttaatcttttatattttattacttaaattaatagaaaatattatttaaaataaaattaataataaattagaaataaaagttaatagactagaggaatatattatagaagctattcttaatataaataaaattaataataaaataatatattttattaaataaaagaattacttagacttagaaaatatataagaattactaagataccttattaatatataatgccttttaaagaacttctattaataatattaaaaaaagggataaaaatagtattttagttaataatatctattgcactaataagctatatagctattatagtcttagattttattttcttagccttatttaacttatttaataagtttaaaccctaatatattattattatatcctgcttataaatttacttcttttagtaatataaatatattaggcgagagagatatttatttatttattattataaggtaattaactCTTTCTTAGTCTTTTCctctttaagcttaaaatagtgcttcttagctataaggcgggatattattaaataggttaataaggagaaaagatattaagctaaattatagttattaataaaaattaatactcttaaattattataagtataaccttaataaatatattctaagtaataagatatacccttaagtatcttatattataaatacttctaggtataatttaaataagatataactttaaagcctatttctttaattaatttaaataaataataagaatatttaataGACTAagattttacttttagtatattattagtattattaaaatatttaaggaagaaggttttaataaactaagggAAGATTAAGTAACTAATTTTATAGGCTTTAAGGATAAaacctaatagaggggagatattatattatagcctaataaaggatttattatataactaataaaggacttattattacttattaattaagatataattacccctaagagctaaataattataataattactttataattacttataattacttatataattactttaattaatctcttaataataagtaattaaggtaaacccctaaaagtatataaaatatatttattatattttctaatatagtaattaccttagctattaatataacatagttatacttaatgcctttaagtatattactagatataacttatacccccTATTGCTTAGGCTATGCCTAGCACTtcctactaatataaacctagcataaccggtttatcccttgggaaatacATAATCGTCacataactagtttatcccttaggaatatatataattgttatatttagtaaactaggcttaattaagaaagctatattatagcctaaaagggaaagatagaattataattaaaaataaatatataagtaatatatatagatagaAGGGTCCTATAAGGATAGCCCtgatttataataactttaactTGCAGAGCCTTCTATAGtggcttagctatagagcttttaggtAGTCTCTGCGCATGTGATCTCTAGCCAGGTTATCCCGATTGGTTGGCGGCTTTAATAGCCGccctatatccttataataatatctttacttttaacttataaagcctatttctaagctttattattattactagctaaactattaaataatattacttaattacttatagcaagcttttcttaaataaggtttatataatagactttataggttttaataaaaaaaagacttaggtatttattaaataagtaagaattaaatatatatttataagtaggtatattatttaataaaacttaaataaatattaaaagaaactctataaagtatttattatacctttaacccctttataataattctagattctattatataaagtaaaaaataaatattaataataatttataaagatagccttagctatatataaaatatccaCTCCCCTCAGATATTTGAGTAGATCAGATCAGATGCCCAGTCGTCTACGCCTTTGGCTTGACAGACTGGGGGTTCCGGAAGATGTTCTTCGGGTCATAGGCAGCCTTGACCTTTTGAAGTCTTTCCAAGTTGGATCCCCAGTACATCTCAGCAGCCCTGTCAGCCTTCAGCTGCGAATCGGGGTAATTGGCATATATGCCCCAGGTGCCCTCGCGAAGAGACTTGGAAATGCTTTGGCGCAGGGTCGTGAGCAGCGAGAAGCCGTCGTTGGGATACTTTTGCCCCTGCGGCACACTGTCGTAGAACTGGAAGAGCAGCAGCGCGTCGCGGTGAACGTAGGCCATGTcggtgggcttgggcttcgcCACAGCTGAGTACTGGCCACCTTGGATATCCATCTGGATCCACCAGGAGTGGCTGCTGCTTTTGCCTGTGGTGGAAATGGAGTTGACAAAAGATTTGAACTGCTCTAGGGAGAGCTCTCGAGTAGTCAGGCTTGTGGCGTAAAAAGTATCGTGCTGGTTCTTGTCAGCTTTAGTTTAGAGATGAGGGAGAAGTGACTTACCGCATTATAGGAGGCACTAGTTAGGTTAATGTCTGAAGTACCAGCAAAGTGGGTAACAAAGTCAATCCATCCAACAGTCGAAGCGCTCACTTGGACGTTGAGCTTGCTGAGAAGTGGCTGGAGAGCCTTTTGCAGGCCGGCCTCGTCACCGACGTAGGCACCATCGATGCTATATCCATCCTTTCGAATAGCCACCTGCATCGTAATCTCGCTCGGCATAGTCTTGCCAAACTCTTGCACGTCCCAAAGACCTTGAGCGGCGGTTTGTTGATCCCAGTTGAGACCAATATCGAAGTATGTCATCTCCTCGGGGGCAGGGAATGTGTTGAATTCGAGCTCGGCGACAATTCCGAAGGAGGCTCCAGCGCCTCTAATAGCCCAGAAGAGATCTGATCGCTCTGTCTTGGAACAGTGGACGACTTTGCCATCATAGAGGACGACTGTAGCGCCAATAATCCAGTCAAGGGTCAAGCCATGCTTTCGTGAGACCATGCCGTAGCCGCCGTGCAAGGCATGTCCACCAAGACCAACTCTAAGTTTCATTAGCAAGTTTCTCAAAGATCTGGTTTCTTGGCCACAGTAACGTACCCGGAGCATGTGCCGTGAGAAAGAGCCCTCTTGCCCTGGTTGTATAACTCGGTGGCTACATGTCCAAGTCTTGCTCCAGGCTGGATCTTGGCTGTCCCATCCTTGGCTAGCTTCACGCTATACAAGCGGTCGAGCTCGATCACAAGGTGTCCGTCCTCTCCGCCGAGGCCAAGTGAAGTGTAGCTGTGGCCACCACTCTTGCCGCTCACAGAAACACCATGCTTTGAGCCGCAGGATACGGCAGCAGATATCTGAGCGCCAGTGGTCGGGACCGCGATTGCAACTGGTTCAAATTGAAGTCGTAGGTTGTATGCTGTACCGTCTTGGGTCCAGGTTTGGCTACCTTTGGTGTCGATGGGGACTTTGGCGTTGGTGAGACAGCTAGTGACAGCCTCTCGCTTGGTGGGGACGGCTAATGATGGAGAGACCAGGGCAGCAAGGCCAATTAGCCCGCGGAGCAGTTGAGAACGCATTGCAATTGTCTGAGATAACTGGTGAGATGAGGGGAGAATGGATTGCAAAACGGCTGAGACCAAGGTGATCCAGACCTATTTAATATCATGGCAATGGCGATACACATTGGCAACGGGACTCTGCCCCACAGATCGGCGCCTTACGAGAGCTTCTGTCTGCCGAAACCCGAGCGGACGAGTCCGAAGATGGAGAATACGAGACGAGCTAGAAGTGAGGCGCCTCTTGATGACGAGAGACGGTGTTGAACTCGGCGGTATAGAGAGCTACTACCATTCCACGAGCCGATAAGCCGCGAATAGGAGAAAATGGCGATTTTCTCCTTCAAAAAGAAACTTCAATGACGAAAATTGAGATCTCATCTCACCTCACAGAAGGATTCTGGTCAACGGGTCTTCCGAACTAGCGTCGATTAGTAGGAACTTTGCTCGTACCCGACAGACCCGGCATGACGGATGCCAATCCACAAAGAGCTAGACCATCTATAATTAGCAGATCTTCTGGAATGTGGTTTATGCATGATGTCATTGTTCCCACTTTCGGAATAAAACTGCTCGGGGTAGACGATCTCGTGGACGGGAGAGAGTGCTACGTTACGATCTATTCAGCCCAAGCAGCCATTTGTCACGCTCTGAGTTGTGGGCGAGTTGGCTGCATGAGGCGTGTTCGCCATTGGTGAACGGTTGGCGGTATGAACGGTTGGCGGTATGCACGTTTCATTTGGCGCCGTGGCTGGCATACTCACAAGCATCGAGAAAATTTTCAATATGTTTATTCGAGCCGAGACATCCTGCGAATGCACGCCCCCAGTCCCAAAGCATCTCTGACATGAACACCTGAATCACCCTTGACCGCCATATCTCCGACGTGGTTGATGGTGCTATGAGGGAAGCGCGCTGATTGACCGGATAATTCCTTGGTAAAGACGTTGCTAACTCCGAACTTCTCAGACTCGAATGCCTTGACGTGGGTTGCATCATTCTGGACTTCGACTGCCGTGAGCCTTGTTTCGCCAAGTCATTCAAAACAGGATCAGGTCTGTCGACAGCATGTTGGATCAAGTGCAAGCTCTCCGGGTTGTCCAATTCCCCGATTTCCGCCCTCGCCATCTACATAGACGCTTGGGTGGCAGAGCTGAAAACTAGTTCTAGCTCATCTATGGATGAGACGATATTGTCGATTAGATTCCCTAGTCGCTCTTTATCGTGGCCCATCGAGTCTTCTTGATCAAGCTTGTACGGTCCTGTCGTATCTTTGTAATAGCTTGGAGCTGATTTCGCAGTTGTTCC
This region of Fusarium falciforme chromosome 5, complete sequence genomic DNA includes:
- a CDS encoding FAD-binding PCMH-type domain-containing protein, which codes for MRSQLLRGLIGLAALVSPSLAVPTKREAVTSCLTNAKVPIDTKGSQTWTQDGTAYNLRLQFEPVAIAVPTTGAQISAAVSCGSKHGVSVSGKSGGHSYTSLGLGGEDGHLVIELDRLYSVKLAKDGTAKIQPGARLGHVATELYNQGKRALSHGTCSGVGLGGHALHGGYGMVSRKHGLTLDWIIGATVVLYDGKVVHCSKTERSDLFWAIRGAGASFGIVAELEFNTFPAPEEMTYFDIGLNWDQQTAAQGLWDVQEFGKTMPSEITMQVAIRKDGYSIDGAYVGDEAGLQKALQPLLSKLNVQVSASTVGWIDFVTHFAGTSDINLTSASYNAHDTFYATSLTTRELSLEQFKSFVNSISTTGKSSSHSWWIQMDIQGGQYSAVAKPKPTDMAYVHRDALLLFQFYDSVPQGQKYPNDGFSLLTTLRQSISKSLREGTWGIYANYPDSQLKADRAAEMYWGSNLERLQKVKAAYDPKNIFRNPQSVKPKA